In Bufo gargarizans isolate SCDJY-AF-19 chromosome 6, ASM1485885v1, whole genome shotgun sequence, a single genomic region encodes these proteins:
- the LOC122941313 gene encoding putative protein PTGES3L isoform X2, which yields MRQPAKVLWYDRAKYVHMEFCVENSRDVKVDIEEHKVIFSCLNEDNIQMYNEIVLYDRVQPKDSREKRSGRSITCFLRKWKEKVAWPRLTKENNKPAWLSVDFDNWRDWDAEEEGEMALAEHYLDLINQVKDKGAPPSMDDLDDLDDDI from the exons GCAACCTGCTAAAGTTCTTTGGTATGACCGGGCAAAGTATGTGCATATGGAATTCTGTGTTGAGAACAGTCGGGATGTTAAGGTGGACATAGAAGAACATAAGGTCATATTCAG TTGTCTAAATGAAGATAACATTCAGATGTATAATGAGATTGTGCTGTATGACAGAGTCCAACCAAAG GATTCCAGGGAGAAACGTTCAGGCCGGTCGATTACCTGTTTCCTTAGGAAGTGGAAGGAGAAAGTGGCATGGCCAAGGCTAACCAAGGAAAATAACAAG CCTGCTTGGTTGTCTGTAGACTTTGACAATTGGAGAGACTGGGATGCAGAAGAAGAGGGAGAAATGGCGTTAGCAGAACATTACCTGGAT TTGATCAACCAAGTGAAGGACAAGGGAGCACCTCCTAGTATGGACGACCTGGATGATTTGGAT GATGATATATGA